From Acidobacteriota bacterium:
CGAGCGCAGCCGCAGGGCGTTGGAGACCAGGTGCAGCGTCTGAGCCAAGATCCCCGCATCCGCATGCACGAAGCGGTAGGCCCGGCGGCCGTACTTCCAATACACCTTGTCCATGCAGCTGGTGAGGAAGAGGACGATGCTCGCCGCGTCCAGCCAATCCTGTTTGATGCAGGCTCGCACCACCTTGCGGCGCAGGTTGCCCTGATCCAGGAGCTCCACCGTGTGGCGGTCGGGGTTGTAGTGGTACAGCCCCTGCTCCAGCCCCTCCACCGCGTTGGCGGTGAAATAGATCTCCGGCGATTGCAGGCCGCCCATGGTGGGCACGTAGCGGTTGGAGAATCCCTTGACGTTGTAGGCCAGCATGCGCGAGCGCACGCCGTAGCTGTAGTGCAGCAGGCTGGCGAGCTCTTGAAGGGACATGGGGCCCTTGGAGAAGTCCCGCCGCGAGGCCCGCTTGGTAATCACCTCACCGAGGGAGAAGTCGACGGGCAGCAGATCCTTGGGCAGCTCGATCTGAGGCCGCTCCGGATAATGCTTCACCGTCGGCTTGGCGGTGTAGGCGGTGATGTTCTGGAGCACCGAGAAATCGTCGTTCTCCAGATCCACCTTGAGGAATTCGTGCACCACCGAGACATCGTTCAGCGGCACCCGCTGACCTTCCGGGCCGGTCTTGGCTTTGCGCACCAGGCGCGCCACCATGGCCGACTCCTCGGGGCTCAAATCGCTCAGCACCGCTGCCAGCTCGGGGGTGATCTCCGGTCCTCTGGCCTTCTTTTGGGCGTCCAGAGGGGCGCCCTTCTCTACCGTTACCGGAACCGCCATCACGCGCCTCCCTTCAATCCGATCATGACGAGAGCGGAGCGCTCCACGCCGTCGTTGTACAAAATGCGATCCACCTGGTGGTCATAGAAGTTGGGGGCCACCAGCAGCCGGCAACCGGCGTGGACCGCCTCCTGCTCCAGCCGGCAGATCAGCCGGCCGCCGTCGAGCAGGGTGTGGCGATAGCCCCGGGGCCCGTAGAGCAACATGTAGCGCCACGGGCAGGCCACCAGGATGAGAAAGGTCTTGATCCCCGCCAGCTGCTGCGGATGAACATCCGGAATCGAGGATTTGAGCCCCTGCACCTGGTTCTCGGTGAGCACCCGTTCCACCCACAGGAATTCCGAGCGAGGCAGGGTGCGGTAGAGGTGATCTCCCTGCAGCACCAGCAGGTCGATGGCGTAGAGCAGCTCCGAAGTCTGCTGCCCCAGGGCCACCGTCGCCAACAGCTCCGCCGGTCCCGGCGGCAGGTCGAGATGGCGGATGCGGCAGAGTTGCTCCTTCTCGGGCTTGATCTCCTCGTCTTTGATCTTGTAGGCCGTGTCGAAGAACCAATCCCGGACCTCCGCCAGCTTGCGCTGGTCCGGCGGCACTTGCACGGTGCTGTGGGGGCTGAGCTTGGAGTTCTCGTGAAAGAGCTCGGCGACGTTGACCTGCCGCGAGGCGAAGCGCTGCATGAAGTCGGAGATGGGTTTTTTCTCCAGCTCCACGCTGCTGGCGG
This genomic window contains:
- a CDS encoding SagB/ThcOx family dehydrogenase, which encodes MAVPVTVEKGAPLDAQKKARGPEITPELAAVLSDLSPEESAMVARLVRKAKTGPEGQRVPLNDVSVVHEFLKVDLENDDFSVLQNITAYTAKPTVKHYPERPQIELPKDLLPVDFSLGEVITKRASRRDFSKGPMSLQELASLLHYSYGVRSRMLAYNVKGFSNRYVPTMGGLQSPEIYFTANAVEGLEQGLYHYNPDRHTVELLDQGNLRRKVVRACIKQDWLDAASIVLFLTSCMDKVYWKYGRRAYRFVHADAGILAQTLHLVSNALRLRSCMVAGYVDDDVHDLLQIDGRNEFVSLLMGIGRKSYEPAPPERNGHPAGSTANSSEE